In Pseudorasbora parva isolate DD20220531a chromosome 20, ASM2467924v1, whole genome shotgun sequence, a single window of DNA contains:
- the zgc:194209 gene encoding adipocyte plasma membrane-associated protein yields the protein MQGQTSVRVVLLAVAVGLYLIPSPIDPEPYMFEGPPPALEGPLAVNTRLQRGRQMFSGQLKGPESFTADQNGNVYTGTVDGKLWRINKESLSFITQMGQNIPECGTSTDYEPICGRPHGLRLDHDGQLIVADSYLGLFKVDPWTGEKTLLHSSEEGADGIPFGFLNGLEISKNGTVFFTDSSSKWGRRHVRYEVLETNYLGRLLSYDPVTGHVRTLLDSLYMPNGFAFSPDEDFLLLAETSIGHIIKFWLKGHKAGTKEIVLNNMIGYPDNIRLSDRGTFLVGVTSVRFHGRFFPPFLDLIGPYPALKRFIVKLIPLSWYDALLPKYGLILELGPDGEVIDSLHDPTGNLTWAISDVFQQGAHYYLGSTDLPFLSVLEEWS from the exons AT gCAAGGGCAGACTTCTGTAAGGGTTGTATTGTTGGCAGTTGCAGTTGGTTTGTATCTCATTCCCTCCCCTATTGACCCTGAGCCGTACAT gtttgAGGGACCCCCGCCTGCTCTGGAGGGCCCTCTGGCAGTGAACACACGGCTACAGAGAGGTCGACAGATGTTTTCTGGTCAACTCAAAGGTCCGGAGTCTTTTACGGCAGACCAGAACG GAAACGTCTACACAGGCACGGTTGACGGGAAGCTGTGGAGAATCAACAAGGAATCCCTCAGTTTCATCACTCAGATGGGCCAGAACATCCCTGAATGTG GCACAAGTACGGACTATGAGCCAATATGTGGGCGTCCACATGGTCTGCGATTGGACCATGACGGGCAGCTTATCGTGGCCGACTCTTACCTGGGTCTCTTCAAGGTTGACCCTTGGACTGGAGAGAAGACATTGCTACATTCCAGCGAAGAGG GAGCTGATGGGATTCCCTTTGGCTTTCTGAATGGCCTGGAGATTTCTAAAAACGGAACCGTGTTTTTCACAGACTCCAGCAGTAAATGGGGAAGACGTCATGTCCGTTATGAG GTTTTGGAGACTAACTATCTGGGCCGCCTTCTCTCGTATGACCCTGTGACCGGTCACGTTCGGACACTGTTGGATTCTCTCTACATGCCTAATGGCTTTGCCTTCTCACCTGATGAGGACTTCCTGCTTCTGGCTGAGACTAGTATCGGACACATTATTAA GTTCTGGTTGAAAGGGCATAAAGCAGGCACTAAAGAGATTGTCCTGAACAACATGATTGGTTATCCTGATAACATCCGCCTCAGTGACCGTGGCACATTTTTGGTGGGTGTAACCAGTGTTAGATTCCACGGTCGATTTTTCCCACCGTTCTTGGATCTGATTGGTCCGTACCCTGCTCTTAAACGCTTCATAGTAAAG CTCATTCCTCTCAGCTGGTACGATGCTCTGTTGCCCAAGTACGGGCTGATTTTGGAGCTGGGGCCTGATGGAGAGGTGATTGACAGCCTGCACGACCCCACGGGCAACCTGACGTGGGCCATCAGCGACGTCTTCCAGCAGGGGGCGCACTACTATCTGGGCAGCACTGACTTGCCGTTTCTTTCTGTGTTGGAGGAGTGGAGCTGA